A portion of the Macaca thibetana thibetana isolate TM-01 chromosome 9, ASM2454274v1, whole genome shotgun sequence genome contains these proteins:
- the LOC126962122 gene encoding translationally-controlled tumor protein-like yields the protein MFCDIYKIQEIMDGLCLDVEGKMVSRTEGNIDDSLIRGNASAEGPEGEGTESTVITGVDIVMNHHLQETSFTKEAYKKYIKDYIKSIKGKLEEQRPERVKPFMTGAAEQIKHILANFKNYQFFIGENMNPDGMVALLDYREDGVTPYMIFFKDGLEMEKC from the coding sequence ATGTTCTGCGACATCTACAAGATCCAGGAGATCATGGACGGGCTGTGCCTGGACGTGGAGGGGAAGATGGTCAGTAGGACAGAAGGTAACATTGATGACTCGCTCATTCGTGGAAATGCCTCCGCTGAAGGCCCCGAGGGCGAAGGTACCGAAAGCACAGTAATCACTGGTGTTGATATTGTCATGAACCATCATCTGCAGGAAACAAGTTTCACAAAAGAAGCCTATAAGAAGTACATCAAAGATTACATAAAATCAATCAAAGGTAAACTTGAAGAACAGAGACCAGAAAGAGTAAAACCTTTTATGACAGGGGCTGCAGAACAAATCAAGCACATCCTTGCTAATTTCAAAAACTACCAGTTCTTCATTGGTGAAAACATGAATCCAGATGGCATGGTTGCTCTATTGGACTACCGTGAGGATGGTGTGACCCCATATATGATTTTCTTTAAGGATggtttagaaatggaaaaatgttaa